In Buchananella sp. 14KM1171, the genomic stretch GGTCGAGGACGGAGCCGGGGTCGAGGACGGCGCCGGAGTCGAGGACGGAGCCGGGTTAGTCGGCGCCGGGGTCGCAGACGGAGCCGGGGTCGCGGTCGGCTCGGTCGCCTTCTCCACACCGCCCAGGCGCAGCTCGCCGAGGGTGGTGAACTGGTCGTTGTTCCAGGAGTTGGTGGCCAGGACGCGCACGTAGCGGGCGGCAACCTTCGGGAACGTGGTGCAGTTCTGCGCCGTGGAGACACACTGGAAGATGTTCTCGCCAGCGTTGTTCGGGCCCTGCAGGGAGACGTGGTCAACCCAGTCACGCCCGTTGGTGGACACCTGGAACTTGAAGTCCTTGATCCGGCCGTTGGCGTTGCCCGCGCGAGCGCGCAGCGACACACCGGTCAGGTCGTAGGTCTTGCCCAGGTCCAGGGCGATCCAGTGCGGGTGGCCGGGGACGTTGCCGCCGCTCCAGCGGGAGTGCCAGAAGGTGGCGGCGTTGCCGTCAACGGCGTAGCGGGCCAGGGCGACCTCGGAGGCGCTGTTCTCCTCAGAGTCAGCGGTGATCGCGGACGCAGGCAGCTTGGTCAGGTCGATCGGGTTCTCCAGCGGGAGGCGGTCGGAGATGACCTTCAGCGGGGCGCTCGCGGTGCACTTGGCGCCGGTGGAGTCCACCTGCTCCAGGGTGATGGTGTGGTTACCGCCGTAGGTGTTCAGCTCGATCGGGAAGGTGCGGCTCAGGTCGCCATCCTCGTTGGTCATCAGCTTGCCGATGACCTTGTCGCCGATCTTGACGGTGACCAGGGAATCGCTCATGAAGCCACTGGCGGTAACGCGCGGCCAAGCGTCCGGCTTGACCTCGGTAGCGTCGAGCTCCATCACCACTTCGGCACCACAGCGCACGATCGGGGCCTTGACGACCGGGACCTGCACGTCTGCGGCAACCTTCACGGCGGACTGGACGGTGGAGCCGTCGGAGCCCTTGATGGTGACCAGGTAGGTGCCCGCAGTGGCGTAGGTGTGCTCGGCGGACAGCTCGTAGAGGCCGGAACCAAAGGTGACGTTACGCGGCATCTTGGTGGTGACCGTGGCGGCCACCTCCGGGGTGTTGTCGCCGAAGTTGATCGTGTAGGTCAGCTTGCCGTTCACGGCGGCGACGGTGGCGCCGCCGGGGTCAGAGGAGTTGGCCTTGCGGATGCCGTTGTTGTCCAGCACGGTGCCGGGGGCGGCAACCACACCGACGGTGAGGGTGCGGCCCTCGCCGGGCTTGGCGACGGTCGGCACACCGGCGGCGGAGTACTGCCACGCGGCCTTGGGGCCGTCGTAGTAGTTCTGGTCGCCGTAGGTCAGGCGCTGCATGTGCGCGGCCATGCGGGCGCGGAAGCCGGGCAGGTCACGCTTGGCCTGCGGGGTCCAGCCGATCTCGGCGTGGGAGGTAGCGCGCGGCATGAGCATGAACTCGACGTTGCGGCCGCCGCGGAAGGTCTCGGACCACATCGGGCCCTCCACGCCGATAACACCGGCCTCGCCCACGCCCGGGACGGTCACGGCCGGGTCCCAGTTGTAGTACTTGTCGAAGTCACCGGTGCCGGACCAGGTCAGGCCGATCGGGGTCTCCGGGGTGTACTTCATGTCCAGGTAGGCGGCGTTGGACTTGGAGACGACCACCTTGGCACCGGCCTGCACGGCCTTGGTGGTGTGGGTGGTGGAGCCGTACCAGTACTGCACGACGTCGCCGTCACCCAGGTCGGCCTCGGCGATCTCGTTCCAACCCATGGCCTTCTTGCCGGTGGACTTGACGATGTTGACGATGCGCAGAACCGTGGCGGCGTAGACGGGGTGACCGAAACGCTGGGCCATCTTGTGCGGCTCGTCACCGCCCATGTGCATGATCGGCCCGTCGGTCATGGCGGCGAGCTGCGTGAAGACGTGGGTGAGGAAGCGCCAGGTGTGCTCGCTGTTCGGGTCCAGGTAGGAGTTACCGACGTCCCCGGTGCTGTGCTGGGCGTCGGTCACGGTCCCGCCACCGTTGAAGGACGAGCCCTCGGTGTTCAGCTGCGGGATGGCGTGCAGGGCGGCCTGCATGTGACCGGGGGCGTCGATCTCGGGAACGATGGTGATGCCGCGGTCCTTGGCGTACTTGACCAGGTCGCGGTACTCGGCCTGGGTGTAGAAGCCGGTGCGGCCGATCTCGTCCTGGTAGTTGATGATGCTGCCGTTGTCGAAGCGGTGGCCGGCCATGGCGGTGCGGCCGGAGACCTTGGTCAGCAGGGTGTAGTCGATGGTGTCGCCCTCGACGCGGCCCTCGTTGGTGATCTCGATGCGCCAGCCCTGGTCGTCGGCCAGGTGCAGGTGCAGGTAGCTCATCTTCACGTCGGCCATGGAGTCGATGACCTTCTTGACCTCAGCGGGGGTCACGAAGGAGCGCGCCGGGTCCAGCATCGCGGAGCGGTAGGCGAAGCGCGGGGCGTCGGTGATGGTCACGGCCGGGGCAACCCAGTCGGTGTAGACCAGGGTGCGGGAGTAGACCGCGGCCGGGAAGAGCTGCTTGAGGGTACGGGTGCCGTTCCACAGGCCGTGGCGGTTGCGGGCCTCGATGGTCACGCCGGCCTTGGCGACGGTCAGGCCGTAGGCCTCGTCGCCGGTCAGCCCGCCGGTGTTGGCGTCGGCCGCCACCTTCAGGGTGATGTGGCCGGTGCCGGTGGCGGAGTCCGCCACCTCGAGGTCGGCGCCGGTGGAGGCGCGCAGCTCGGCGGCCAGCAGGTCGGCGACCTCACGGGCCTTCTCGCCCTGGGCGACGATCTTGGTGTCGTGGGAAAGGGCGAATCCTTCGCCCTCGCCCCACGCGACGTTCACGGGCAGCGGGATGAGGGCGGGCTTGTCGATGCCCGGCACCACGGGGGCGGGCTCGGGGCCGTCCCACACCTCGAACTCAAACAGGCTCATGCCGTACTTGATTCCTCCGAAGGGCACGCGGCCCATACCCTGCATGCGCACGTACTTCCACGTCTGGCTGGCGACGTCCGTCTTGAAGGTGATCTTCTGGGGCGTGTCGTTCGCAACCGTCGTGGTCGGGCAGTCTGCCTGCAGCGTGTCGGTGGCGTGGGTCCAGGCCGTCCCGTCGTTGGAGACGTCGATGCGGAAGGTGGGAGAGCAGGCGCGCTCCCAGTAGATGTTGACGTGGTCAACGCGCGTCGGGTTGGCCAGCTGAGCCTGGATCCAGGCATTGTCGGCGGCGTTGGAGGACCAGCGGGTGGTCTTGTCTCCATCGGCGCCCATGGCAACGGTCCAGCGACCGTCACTGACCTCGGTTCCAGATGCCGTGATCGTGCCCCCGTTGGCGGGGAGGGCTAGGTTCTTCGCTTCCGCGGCCAGGGCGGTGCCCCCCACAAAAGCGCTTGTGATTCCTGTTAAGGCGAGCGAAAGAGCCGCGAGGGCTGCTATCCGCGACCGTCGGCTTGTATGCGTCATTGCTTACCAATTCTCCAGTCGTGAGTGACGCCGGCGTTGGCGAAACACTGTCGAGTATTGTCGCACTGCCCCGTCTATCGGTCTACTCCCGGCCCGGAAATGGACGACGTTTCTCCCGCCTAGTGCATCAGGAAACGAATTGCGGCGTGGCCTATTTCACAGACAAATACGGGTGGGGTGCGGGCCTTTTGGCCCGCACCCCACCCGTGGGTTGGTTATTCAGCCTCAGATCAGGCCGAGAGCCCGAACGGCCTCGCGCTCCTCGGCCAGCTCGGCCACGGAGGCGTCGATGCGGGCGCGGGAGAACTCGTCGATCTCCAGGCCCTGGACGATCTCCCACTCGCCGTTCTTGGAGACGACGGGGAAGGAGGAGACCAGGCCCTCGGGCACGCCGTAGGAGCCGTCGGAGACGATCGCGGCGGAGGTCCAGGAGCCGGTGTTGCCCAGCACCCAGTCGTGCACGTGGTCGATGGCGGCGGAGGCGGCGGAGGCGGCGGAGGAGGCGCCACGGGCCTCGATGATGGCGGCGCCGCGCTTGGCGACGGTCGGGATGAAGTCGTCCTCCACCCAGGCGCGGTCGGCCAGCAGGTCGGAGACCAGCTCACCCTTGATGGTGGTCTTGGTGATGTCCGGGTACTGGGTGGCGGAGTGGTTACCCCAGATGGTGACCTTGTCGATGTCCGCGACGGAGGCGCCGGTCTTGGCGGCCAGCTGGGACAGCGCGCGGTTGTGGTCCAGGCGGGTCATCGCGGTGAAGCGGGAGGCCGGCACGTCGGGGGCGTGGGAGGCCGCGATGAGGGCGTTGGTGTTGGCCGGGTTGCCGACCACCAGCACGCGGATGTCGTCGGCGGCGTGGTCGTTGATGGCCTTGCCCTGCGGGCCGAAGATGCCACCGTTGGCCTCGAGCAGGTCGCCGCGCTCCATGCCCTTGGTGCGGGGGCGGGCGCCCACCAGCAGGCCGATGTTGGCGCCGTCGAAGGCCACGTTGGCGTCGTCGGTGATGTCGATGCCGTCCAGCAGCGGGAAGGCGGCGTCGAAGAGCTCCATGGCGGTGCCCTCGGCGGCCTTCAGCGCGGGGGTGATCTCCAGCAGGCGCAGGCGAACCGGGGTGTCCGGGCCCAGCAGCGCGCCGGAGGCGATGCGGAACAGCAGCGCGTAACCGATCTGGCCAGCTGCGCCAGTGACGGTGACGTTAACGGGCTTGCGAGCCTCTGCCATGTTGGCAACTCCTTCGATGAGGTTTTCCCGGCTCCACTGCCGGGCCACAACATAGCCTAAAGCCTTTGCCCGGCCAGATCAGGGACCAATTGCCCCGGCTTTTCTTTACAGGACGCCGGTGGAGGCGCTCAGGCTGGAGAGCACCCAGATGGACAGGGCGGCCCCGAACAGCACGATGGCGTCCAGCCAGGGGCGCTGGCGCGCCGAGAGCCACGGCGAGTGGCCGGGGGCCAGGCGGGCCACAGCCACCCCGACCAGGATCACGGCCAGCAGCCGCAGCGCCGCCAGGGCGCCGGAGAGCAGGGCGGCCGCGGCCACGCACGCCACGCCCACCACCAGGCCGAGGGCCAGGGGGCCCGCCAGCGCCGGTGGCTTGCGTTCGTGCGCGCCGCGGCCTGCCATGTCAGTGCGCGAAGTGGCGGGTGCCGGTCAGGTAGAGCGTGATGCCGGCGGCGCGGGCCGCGTCGATCACTTCCTCGTCGCGCACGGAGCCGCCGGGCTGCACCACGGCGGTGACGCCGGCGTCGATGAGGATCTGCAGGCCGTCGGCGAAGGGGAAGAAGGCGTCGGAGGCGGCCACGGCGCCGCGCGCCCGCTCCGGGGCGGCCGCGTCGGCCTGGCCGCGCGCGCCCCCCACGCCGGCCTCCGCGGCGGCGTCCCCGGTGGTGCGGGCCCCCAGGGTGTTGGCGCGCTCCACCGCCAGGCGGCAGGAGTCCACGCGGTTGACCTGGCCCATGCCGATCCCGACGGTGGCACCGTCCTTGGCCAGCAGGATCGCGTTGGAGCGCACCGCGCGCACGGAGCGCCACGCGAACTCCAGGTCCGCCAGCGTGGCCGCGTCGGCGGCCTCGCCTGCGGCCAGGGTCCAGTTGGCGGGCGCGTCGCCCTCGGCGTCGATCACGTCCACGGCCTGGGCTAGCAGGCCACCGGAGATCGGCTTGACCTCCACGCCGCCGCGCACCGGGTTGCCCACCTCGAGCAGGCGCAGGTTCTTCTTGGCGGACAGCACCTCCAGGGCGGCGGGCTCGAAGCCGGGGGCGGCGATCACCTCGGTGAACACGCCCACCACCTGCTGCGCCATCTGGGCGGTGACCACCCGGTTGGTGGCGATAACGCCGCCGAACGCGGAGACCGGGTCGCAGGCGTGGGCCTTGACGTAGGCCTCCTCGATGGTCTCCCCCACGGCCAGGCCGCACGGGTTGGCGTGCTTGATGATCGCCACGCAGGGGCGCTCGTGGTCGTAGGCGGCCCGCACCGCGGCGTCGGTGTCGGTGTAGTTGTTGAAGCTCATCTCCTTGCCCTGGAGCTGCTTGGCACCGGCCACGCCGACCCCTGCGGTGCCGTCCTCGTCGACGATCACCCACGCGGCCTGGTGCGGGTTCTCGCCGTAGCGCAGAGCGCGGGCCTCTCCCCCGTCCTCGGTGATGACGCGAACCAGCTCCTCCAGCTCGCCGGCCGCCTCGGCAGCGTCGTCCACGCCCTCGCCTAGCTCCTCCTCCAGCTGCTGGGCCAGGTAGGCGGAGACGGCGGCGTCGTAAGTAGCGGTGTGGGTGAAGGCCTCCAGGGCCAGCTCGCGTCGCTGCAGGAAGGTGAAGCCCTCGCCGGCGGCGGCAGCGGCCACCTCCTCGTAGCGGGCCGGGTCCACCACGATCGCCACGGACGGGTGGTTCTTGGCGGCGGCGCGCACCATGGTGGGCCCGCCGATGTCGATCTGCTCCACGCAGGCGTCGTAGCCGGCGCCGCTGGCCACGGTCTGGGTGAAGGGGTAGAGGTTTACCACCACCAGGTCGAAGGCCGCGATGCCGAGGTCGGCGAGCTGGGTGACGTGGTCGTCCTTGCGGCGGTCGGCCAGGATGCCGGCGTGGACGGCCGGGTGCAGGGTCTTGACGCGGCCCTCCAGGCACTCGGGGAAGCCGGTGACCTGCTCCACGGGCGTGACGGGAACGCCGGCGCCGGCCAGCGTGGCGGCGGTGGAGCCGGTGGAGACGATCTCCACCCCGGCGGCGGCCAGCGCCTGGCCCAGCTCTACCAGGCCGGTCTTGTCGTAGACGGAGATGAGGGCGCGGCGCAGCGGCAGCACGTCCAGTTGGCGGGTGGGGGCAGTAACTTCCATGACTCTCCTTGCGTGTAGAGCCGGGCGCCCAGGCGGGCGACGCCCTTGCGGCAGTCTCTTGGCCACTCCCCGGTAGTGCCCTACCTGCGCCAGTTGTAGCCGCCGCCAGTCTACTAGCCGCACCCTGTTACGGCACCGCGCGGATTGGCCCGGCCGGGTGGACGACGCTGCCGCCCCGCGCCCGGCTCAGGCGGCCGTTGCGTGGCCGACCGGTTGGGCGACGCCGCCGCCCCGCGCCCGGCTAGTGCCGCTCGTGCGCGGCGGGCCAGGTGGACTCGTCCAGGCTCCCGCTGGCCGCGATGGCCGCCACGCAGCGCACCAGCTGGGCGCGCTCGGCCACCTTGATCCGTTCGGTGAGGCGGTCGACGTCGTCTCCGGGCAGCACCGGCACGGCCACCTGGGCCAGGATCCGGCCGGTGTCCACGCCCTCGTCCACCACGAACAGGGTGGCGCCGGCCAGCTTCACGCCGTAGGCAAGGGCGTCGGCCGGCCCGCTCACCCCGGGGAAGGCCGGCAGGAGCGAGTTGTGCGTGTTGAGGGTGGCCCCGCCGAAGCGGGCCAGGAATGCCCGCCCCAGCAGCTTGAGGAAGCCGACGCTCACCACCAGGTCCGGCTCCCATTCGGCCACCGCCTCGGTGAGGGCGGCGTCCCAGTCGGCGCGCTGCGGGTAGTCCCCCAGCCGCACCACGGCGGTGGGCACGCCGGCGGTCGCGGCGATCTCCAGGGCGCCCACTCCGGCTCGATCCGTGGCCAGGCCCACCACCTCCATGTTCGGGTCGGTGGCTGCGGCGGCGATCAGGTCGCGCGCGTTGGAGCCGCCGCCGGAGGCCAGCAGGGCGATGCGCAGCGGTCCGCCGGTGGGGCGCAGGTTGTTCGTCATTCCTTCTCCTGGCTAGGACGGGGGCGACCGGGGTTCTTGGGGCGGACCGGGCCGGAGGCCCGGCCGGGCGAGCGGAGGGGTGCGCGAGCGGCACTGACCTTACCCGGTGCGCCGGCCCGCCCGGTCCCCGCCGGCGCGGTGGGGCTACCCGGACGCCCGGGGGCGGGGGCGGCCCCGGCCTTGTCGGCCCCGGGAGCGGGGGCGGCCCCGGCCTTGTCGGCCGCAGGCATGCCGGCCCCGGCGCCCGTCTTGTCGGAACGCGACAGGTCCCGCGCCGCCTGCATGGCCACGGTGGCCGTCACCTTGCCGACCGAGCGGGCGTGCCCCATGGCCTTGGCCCCGACGTTGGCCGCCTCCCGGGCCGAGCCCACCAGGGCCAGCCGCACCAGCGGCCAAACCTGCGGGTGGGAGACGGCGTAGGCAGGCACGAACGCGAGCAGCAGGAAAACGGAGATGCCGGCAGCCTGCCCGGCCGGGACGGGACCGGCGGATGCGAAGACCGGGGCCGTCCCGAGGGCGCCCCGGGCCAGGACAAACAGGAGGCTAACACCGACGGTGGCCACCGCCGCGATGGCTGCACCGTGCAGCAGTTGCAGCACCAGCGCCCAGCCGCCGCTGCGCCAGGTAATGGGCTTGCGCCGCGCCATCCACCAGCCCAGCGCCGCGAGCAGCGCGCCGGGGGCGAGCAGCAGCGCCCAGCCCGGGCTCACCACCGGCACGCCCGAGAGGAAGGGCATGGCGGGCTGCACCGAGGGGATGAATCCCTCCAGTGAGTACAGGGAGGTCTGGTCCAGGCGGAAACCGGAGCCGAACAGCCAGGCCACGCCCCACAGGCCGAGGGTGGGCAGCCAGAACAGGAACACCGCGCCCACGGCCAGCCAGCCGACCGCGCCCAGCTGCACCTCGGCTCCCATGGCCCAGATGGAACGCCAACGCACCGCCGCGCTCACCACCATCACCAGGGTTCCCGCCGCCCAGAGGGCCGCCAGCACCGCGCTCGCGCCGGTCAGCAGGTGGGCCAGTTGCCGCAGCAGGCTGGCCCCCACCTGGCGGAGGCGGGCGGCGCCGTCCCGGCCGCCGGCGCGCGCAGCGGGCCGCGCCTGCCGGCGCTTGGCGCCGCGCTGGCGCAGGTTGTTTCGCAGCTCGCTGTCTCGCAGCAGGCAGAGCAGGGCCACCAGGGCGGCCACCGCCACGGCGCCCCGGATCGCCTGCAGGCGCGCGGCCATGCCCGCCGCCAGGGCCGTCAGGGTGGCGACGGACCCGATGTTCGCCGCCACCGCCGCGCCCAGCGTGGGCAGCGTTGCCACGTGCGCCCGCCTGATCGCCAGGTAGGCGATCGCCGCGAACAGCGCGGTCAGGCCCAGCGGGACCGGCAGGGTCAGCCCGTGCACGGTGGCGCCGAATCCGGCGGCCCACCAGCGTGTGCCCTCGTCCAGCGCGTCGGTCCAGTTCAGGGCCGCGAAGGCGCTTCGCTCACGCTGGCTGGCGAAGATGCCGATGGCGATCGCCACCACCAGCGCCCACGGCAGCACTGCGGCCTCTATGCCGGCCAGGATGGATCGGCTGATCGAGGCCGGCAGGTAGACGCGCTCGGTCTTTTTCCTGTCCGACGCCGCCTTGCGCGCCTTCTTCTTGCCGGCCACCGCGTGCAGCGGCGCGGCCCCGCCGCGCTCTGCGTCCGCGCCGGCCTCGGCGGCGGGCTCGCCCCCGCCTTCGTCGGGGGCGGTGGCGTCCTGACTCGCCTCGGGTTCCTGGGTGGACGTCTCCTCTACTACCGGCGCGGCATCCTGCTCTCCCACCCCGGCGCTGCCGAACTCCTCGGTCGCCTCGGGCAGCTCGGCTCGCTCGGGAAGCTCCGGCGCCTCGGCGGAGGCGGTGTCCTGCGCAGCTGCAGCGCCCTCGCCGACCGCCGCGCCCTCGTCGGCCGCCGCGTCCGGCTGCCCCGCCTGGGGCGCTCGCGCTGCGCCCGACCGGGCAGGCTCGTCGGCGGTGCCGGCGGCTTCCCGCCCGGTCCCGTCCCGACCGGCGCCTTCCTCAGCTTCGATCTGCTGGCCCTGCACACCTTCGGCCCGACCGCGTTCGGCCTGACCGCCTTCGTCCTCCCCGCGCTCGTTCGCTCCCGGCGCGGCGTCGCCCGCTTCGGCCCCGTCCCGCTCGCCGCTGCTCGGGCCGTCCTTCTCTAGGGGCTGCGCGCCCAGGGACGGCTCGCCGCAGGCCCCCATGGCCTCTAGCGCCTCCACGGGCAGGGCGCCCAGGACGGGGGTCTCCATCTCGTCGGCGCTGAGTTCCCGCTTCGGGTGGGCCGCCTGGTCCCGGTCGGTACCGGCGGGAACTGCGGGGTCTGAAGAACGCTGAGAGTCAGGCACGTTATCCATGGTGCCGCATGACCCGGCCCGCCCGTCCCCTCCACGCCGAGGAGCGGGCACAAAGGTAGCGGGTGGGGTGGCTGAAATCAGCCGCCCCACCCGCGTTCGGCCCCCGCGAGGACCCGCCCGCCACTACAGCCCGAGCGCCTGGCGGGCCAGCAGGGCGGTCTGGGAGGGGGTGCGCCCCACCTGCACGCCCACGGCCTCCAGGGCCACCTTCTTGGCCTCCGCAGTGCCGGACGAGCCGGTCACGATCGCCCCCGCGTGCCCCATCGTCTTGCCCTCCGGGGCGGTGAAGCCCGCAACGTAGGCCACCACGGGCTTGGTGACGTGCTCGGCGATGTAGGCCGCGGCCCGCTCCTCCGCGTCGCCACCGATCTCACCGATCATCACGATCGCGTCCGTGTCCGGGTCCGCCTGGAACGCCGCCAGCGCGTCGATGTGCGTGGTGCCCACCACCGGGTCGCCGCCGATGCCGATGCAGGTGGTGAAGCCGATGTCGCGCAGCTCGTGCATGAGCTGGTAGGTCAGGGTGCCGGACTTGGACACCAGGCCCAGCCGCCCCGGCCCGGTGATGTCGGGCGGGGTGATGCCCACGTTGGACTGGCCGGGGCTGATGATGCCCGGGCAGTTCGGCCCGATCAGGCGCACCCCGGCCGCCCGCGCGGCGGCCACGAACTCGGTGGAGTCGCGCACCGGGATGCCCTCGGTGATCACCACGATCAGTTCCACCCCCGCCTCCACGGCCTCCAGCACCGCCGCCTTGGCGAAGGCCGGCGGCACGAAGACCACAGACACGTTGGCTCCGGTCGCCTCCTTCGCGGCGGCCACCGTGCCGTAGACCGGCACCTCGACGGCGCCGGCGGTAACGTCGTGCGCCCCAAAACCCAGGGGGGCGACCTCGAAAGTCACGCTAGTGCCCGCCTTGCGCGGGTTGACGCCCGCCACCACGGCCGTGCCGGCGCTGAGCATGCG encodes the following:
- a CDS encoding family 20 glycosylhydrolase — protein: MGGTALAAEAKNLALPANGGTITASGTEVSDGRWTVAMGADGDKTTRWSSNAADNAWIQAQLANPTRVDHVNIYWERACSPTFRIDVSNDGTAWTHATDTLQADCPTTTVANDTPQKITFKTDVASQTWKYVRMQGMGRVPFGGIKYGMSLFEFEVWDGPEPAPVVPGIDKPALIPLPVNVAWGEGEGFALSHDTKIVAQGEKAREVADLLAAELRASTGADLEVADSATGTGHITLKVAADANTGGLTGDEAYGLTVAKAGVTIEARNRHGLWNGTRTLKQLFPAAVYSRTLVYTDWVAPAVTITDAPRFAYRSAMLDPARSFVTPAEVKKVIDSMADVKMSYLHLHLADDQGWRIEITNEGRVEGDTIDYTLLTKVSGRTAMAGHRFDNGSIINYQDEIGRTGFYTQAEYRDLVKYAKDRGITIVPEIDAPGHMQAALHAIPQLNTEGSSFNGGGTVTDAQHSTGDVGNSYLDPNSEHTWRFLTHVFTQLAAMTDGPIMHMGGDEPHKMAQRFGHPVYAATVLRIVNIVKSTGKKAMGWNEIAEADLGDGDVVQYWYGSTTHTTKAVQAGAKVVVSKSNAAYLDMKYTPETPIGLTWSGTGDFDKYYNWDPAVTVPGVGEAGVIGVEGPMWSETFRGGRNVEFMLMPRATSHAEIGWTPQAKRDLPGFRARMAAHMQRLTYGDQNYYDGPKAAWQYSAAGVPTVAKPGEGRTLTVGVVAAPGTVLDNNGIRKANSSDPGGATVAAVNGKLTYTINFGDNTPEVAATVTTKMPRNVTFGSGLYELSAEHTYATAGTYLVTIKGSDGSTVQSAVKVAADVQVPVVKAPIVRCGAEVVMELDATEVKPDAWPRVTASGFMSDSLVTVKIGDKVIGKLMTNEDGDLSRTFPIELNTYGGNHTITLEQVDSTGAKCTASAPLKVISDRLPLENPIDLTKLPASAITADSEENSASEVALARYAVDGNAATFWHSRWSGGNVPGHPHWIALDLGKTYDLTGVSLRARAGNANGRIKDFKFQVSTNGRDWVDHVSLQGPNNAGENIFQCVSTAQNCTTFPKVAARYVRVLATNSWNNDQFTTLGELRLGGVEKATEPTATPAPSATPAPTNPAPSSTPAPSSTPAPSSTPAPSATPAPSSTPAPSTPSVPGNVERIAGADRVSTALEMYKAGEFESTDVVLASALGFADGLAATPLADALNAPVLLTNPGKLDPAVLAELKANGVKRVVVVGGVNSVKPSVVAELKAAGIDTLRLAGSSRFDTAAAVTGHISELKGGLDKLFLVDGNEFADALAVGAVAFRNGGALLLTDGATLPKATVTYLSNSSAEVVAVGGKAATAVKRSTVVGPVFQQVIGGDRYETATKVAQMFGANAKLIGVASGAVYADSLAAGAYVAQKDGVLVLTLRSALPKSTSAYIGSVDGAKVVIAGGTASVTQSVQRALEALVK
- a CDS encoding malate dehydrogenase, translating into MAEARKPVNVTVTGAAGQIGYALLFRIASGALLGPDTPVRLRLLEITPALKAAEGTAMELFDAAFPLLDGIDITDDANVAFDGANIGLLVGARPRTKGMERGDLLEANGGIFGPQGKAINDHAADDIRVLVVGNPANTNALIAASHAPDVPASRFTAMTRLDHNRALSQLAAKTGASVADIDKVTIWGNHSATQYPDITKTTIKGELVSDLLADRAWVEDDFIPTVAKRGAAIIEARGASSAASAASAAIDHVHDWVLGNTGSWTSAAIVSDGSYGVPEGLVSSFPVVSKNGEWEIVQGLEIDEFSRARIDASVAELAEEREAVRALGLI
- a CDS encoding DUF3017 domain-containing protein, encoding MAGRGAHERKPPALAGPLALGLVVGVACVAAAALLSGALAALRLLAVILVGVAVARLAPGHSPWLSARQRPWLDAIVLFGAALSIWVLSSLSASTGVL
- the purH gene encoding bifunctional phosphoribosylaminoimidazolecarboxamide formyltransferase/IMP cyclohydrolase, translating into MEVTAPTRQLDVLPLRRALISVYDKTGLVELGQALAAAGVEIVSTGSTAATLAGAGVPVTPVEQVTGFPECLEGRVKTLHPAVHAGILADRRKDDHVTQLADLGIAAFDLVVVNLYPFTQTVASGAGYDACVEQIDIGGPTMVRAAAKNHPSVAIVVDPARYEEVAAAAAGEGFTFLQRRELALEAFTHTATYDAAVSAYLAQQLEEELGEGVDDAAEAAGELEELVRVITEDGGEARALRYGENPHQAAWVIVDEDGTAGVGVAGAKQLQGKEMSFNNYTDTDAAVRAAYDHERPCVAIIKHANPCGLAVGETIEEAYVKAHACDPVSAFGGVIATNRVVTAQMAQQVVGVFTEVIAAPGFEPAALEVLSAKKNLRLLEVGNPVRGGVEVKPISGGLLAQAVDVIDAEGDAPANWTLAAGEAADAATLADLEFAWRSVRAVRSNAILLAKDGATVGIGMGQVNRVDSCRLAVERANTLGARTTGDAAAEAGVGGARGQADAAAPERARGAVAASDAFFPFADGLQILIDAGVTAVVQPGGSVRDEEVIDAARAAGITLYLTGTRHFAH
- the purN gene encoding phosphoribosylglycinamide formyltransferase, producing MTNNLRPTGGPLRIALLASGGGSNARDLIAAAATDPNMEVVGLATDRAGVGALEIAATAGVPTAVVRLGDYPQRADWDAALTEAVAEWEPDLVVSVGFLKLLGRAFLARFGGATLNTHNSLLPAFPGVSGPADALAYGVKLAGATLFVVDEGVDTGRILAQVAVPVLPGDDVDRLTERIKVAERAQLVRCVAAIAASGSLDESTWPAAHERH
- a CDS encoding DUF6350 family protein, which produces MPDSQRSSDPAVPAGTDRDQAAHPKRELSADEMETPVLGALPVEALEAMGACGEPSLGAQPLEKDGPSSGERDGAEAGDAAPGANERGEDEGGQAERGRAEGVQGQQIEAEEGAGRDGTGREAAGTADEPARSGAARAPQAGQPDAAADEGAAVGEGAAAAQDTASAEAPELPERAELPEATEEFGSAGVGEQDAAPVVEETSTQEPEASQDATAPDEGGGEPAAEAGADAERGGAAPLHAVAGKKKARKAASDRKKTERVYLPASISRSILAGIEAAVLPWALVVAIAIGIFASQRERSAFAALNWTDALDEGTRWWAAGFGATVHGLTLPVPLGLTALFAAIAYLAIRRAHVATLPTLGAAVAANIGSVATLTALAAGMAARLQAIRGAVAVAALVALLCLLRDSELRNNLRQRGAKRRQARPAARAGGRDGAARLRQVGASLLRQLAHLLTGASAVLAALWAAGTLVMVVSAAVRWRSIWAMGAEVQLGAVGWLAVGAVFLFWLPTLGLWGVAWLFGSGFRLDQTSLYSLEGFIPSVQPAMPFLSGVPVVSPGWALLLAPGALLAALGWWMARRKPITWRSGGWALVLQLLHGAAIAAVATVGVSLLFVLARGALGTAPVFASAGPVPAGQAAGISVFLLLAFVPAYAVSHPQVWPLVRLALVGSAREAANVGAKAMGHARSVGKVTATVAMQAARDLSRSDKTGAGAGMPAADKAGAAPAPGADKAGAAPAPGRPGSPTAPAGTGRAGAPGKVSAARAPLRSPGRASGPVRPKNPGRPRPSQEKE
- the sucD gene encoding succinate--CoA ligase subunit alpha encodes the protein MAIFLDKNSRVIVQGMTGSEGQKHTRRMLSAGTAVVAGVNPRKAGTSVTFEVAPLGFGAHDVTAGAVEVPVYGTVAAAKEATGANVSVVFVPPAFAKAAVLEAVEAGVELIVVITEGIPVRDSTEFVAAARAAGVRLIGPNCPGIISPGQSNVGITPPDITGPGRLGLVSKSGTLTYQLMHELRDIGFTTCIGIGGDPVVGTTHIDALAAFQADPDTDAIVMIGEIGGDAEERAAAYIAEHVTKPVVAYVAGFTAPEGKTMGHAGAIVTGSSGTAEAKKVALEAVGVQVGRTPSQTALLARQALGL